AAGGCTGCGAATCTTATCGGGGACGGCCTCTATGGCGTCGATGCGAAAGAAATCAACGGAATACCGTATATCATCGAGATCAACGACAACCCGAATATCGACAGCGGTATCGAGGATGCCGTTTTGAAGGATGTACTGTATACACGGGTCATGGAATCGTTCCTGCGGAGAATCGAAAAGTCCAAGGGAAGGACGGATTCCACGTGAAAGTGCGCGCCCTGCACCTGTTTGAAGGTTATGGCATCGAGCTTGAGTATATGATCGTAGACCGCGATACGCTCGATGTACTCCCCGTCACCGACAGGGTGATTCACGCCGTCTCGGGAACCTATGATTCGGAAATTGACATGGGCCCGCTCAATTGGTCAAACGAGCTCGTTCTCCATGTCATCGAATTGAAAACAAACGGCCCCGCATCGTCGCTCGAAACGCTTCCCGGTATTTTTCAATCCCACATTAAGAAAATTAACGGAATCCTCGATCCATTCGGCGGGCGGCTCATGCCGACCGGAATGCACCCCTGGATGAACCCGTCCGCTGAAACACGGTTGTGGCCCCATGATTACAACCCCGTTTATGAAGCATACAACCGTATCTTTGGCTGTCAGGGGCATGGCTGGTCCAATCTCCAGAGCCTTCATATCAACCTTCCCTTTGCCGGCGACGCTGAATTCGGCAGGCTGCATGCCGCCATACGGCTGGTTCTGCCCATTCTGCCTGCCCTGGCAGCAAGCTCGCCCATCGTTGGAGGGGTATTAACCGGTATTCCGGACTCACGGCTCGAGTATTACCGTAACAACCAGAACAGGATTCCATCGATTGTCGGCCGGGTCGTTCCGGAGCCTGTCTATACGAAGCGGGATTACCGGGAGCGGTTGTTGAAAAACCTGTACCGTGACATCGAGCCCTGTGATCCGGATGGGATTCTCCGTCATGAATGGCTGAATTCACGGGGTGCGATCGCCCGCTTT
This region of bacterium genomic DNA includes:
- a CDS encoding glutamate--cysteine ligase, giving the protein MKVRALHLFEGYGIELEYMIVDRDTLDVLPVTDRVIHAVSGTYDSEIDMGPLNWSNELVLHVIELKTNGPASSLETLPGIFQSHIKKINGILDPFGGRLMPTGMHPWMNPSAETRLWPHDYNPVYEAYNRIFGCQGHGWSNLQSLHINLPFAGDAEFGRLHAAIRLVLPILPALAASSPIVGGVLTGIPDSRLEYYRNNQNRIPSIVGRVVPEPVYTKRDYRERLLKNLYRDIEPCDPDGILRHEWLNSRGAIARFERNAIEIRVLDIQECPLADLAITAAAGALIKALVDERWTDIRTQQDFPTEYLADLFVRVIKDAEGTLISDSDYLRMFGLDSLPECTVGELWRYLYESVLQRDLNGVWHHPFETLLDHGPLSRRIIGALCGDFSRENLALCYRKLMNCLEEGALFLG